Proteins from a single region of Polyangiaceae bacterium:
- a CDS encoding ABC transporter permease — protein MTRDSQDTAPLSGPASGRMSFVPAPPPDTVTAQTARVLGFLDHLGVMTVMLVKTTRALFRRPFEGRAIVTQVESLGVRSLGIVVVTSVFIGMVMAVQFAFGLRKFGGMEYTGRVVGLSFARELAPTLTAVIVGGRIGAGMAAEVGSMAVTEQIDALRALGADPYKKLVLPRLVASTLVMPVLAAIALVLGFGGAMFITDFQFNIPSEFFLRSALGTVTMRDLLSGMLKTPVFGSIIAIVGCHFGMRTRGGTAGVGNSTTRTVVVVSISILIADFFLTKVFLSVLPII, from the coding sequence ATGACTCGCGACTCTCAGGACACCGCGCCGCTCTCGGGCCCCGCCTCGGGTCGGATGAGCTTCGTTCCGGCACCGCCTCCGGACACGGTGACGGCGCAAACGGCGCGCGTCCTGGGCTTCTTGGATCACCTCGGCGTGATGACCGTGATGCTGGTCAAGACCACGCGCGCGCTGTTTCGACGCCCCTTCGAAGGGCGCGCCATCGTCACCCAAGTGGAAAGCCTGGGGGTGCGCTCCCTAGGTATCGTCGTGGTCACGAGCGTCTTCATCGGCATGGTGATGGCGGTGCAGTTTGCCTTCGGCCTGCGGAAGTTCGGCGGCATGGAATACACCGGGCGTGTCGTCGGGCTCTCCTTCGCGCGGGAGCTCGCGCCAACGTTGACGGCCGTGATCGTGGGCGGCCGTATCGGAGCCGGCATGGCCGCCGAAGTGGGCTCCATGGCGGTGACGGAGCAGATCGATGCACTGCGAGCCTTGGGCGCGGATCCCTACAAGAAGCTGGTGCTGCCGCGCCTGGTGGCGTCCACCTTGGTCATGCCCGTCTTGGCGGCGATCGCCCTCGTGCTGGGGTTCGGTGGCGCGATGTTCATCACGGACTTCCAGTTCAACATTCCGTCGGAGTTCTTCCTGCGCAGCGCGCTCGGCACGGTCACGATGCGAGATCTGCTCAGTGGCATGCTGAAGACGCCAGTCTTCGGCTCGATCATCGCCATCGTGGGCTGTCATTTTGGCATGCGCACGCGCGGCGGCACCGCGGGCGTAGGGAACAGCACGACCCGCACCGTGGTGGTGGTGTCCATCT